In Piliocolobus tephrosceles isolate RC106 chromosome 12, ASM277652v3, whole genome shotgun sequence, one DNA window encodes the following:
- the UBQLN2 gene encoding ubiquilin-2, which produces MAENGESSGPPRPSRGPAAAQGSAAAPAEPKIIKVTVKTPKEKEEFAVPENSSVQQFKEAISKRFKSQTDQLVLIFAGKILKDQDTLIQHGIHDGLTVHLVIKSQNRPQGQSTQPSNAAGTNTTSASTPRSNSTPISTNSNPFGLGSLGGLAGLSSLGLSSTNFSELQSQMQQQLMASPEMMIQIMENPFVQSMLSNPDLMRQLIMANPQMQQLIQRNPEISHLLNNPDIMRQTLEIARNPAMMQEMMRNQDLALSNLESIPGGYNALRRMYTDIQEPMLNAAQEQFGGNPFASVGSSSSSGEGTQPSRTENRDPLPNPWAPPPATQSSATTSTTTSTGSGSGNSSSNATGNTVAAANYVASIFSTPGMQSLLQQITENPQLIQNMLSAPYMRSMMQSLSQNPDLAAQMMLNSPLFTANPQLQEQMRPQLPAFLQQMQNPDTLSAMSNPRAMQALMQIQQGLQTLATEAPGLIPSFTPGGGGGVLGTAIGPVGPVTPLGPIGPIVPFTPIGPIGPIGPTGPAGPPGSTGSGGPTGPTVSSAAPSETTSPTSESGPNQQFIQQMVQALAGANAPQLPNPEVRFQQQLEQLNAMGFLNREANLQALIATGGDINAAIERLLGSQPS; this is translated from the coding sequence ATGGCTGAGAATGGCGAGAGCAGCGGCCCCCCGCGCCCCTCCCGCGGCCCTGCTGCGGCCCAAGGCTCCGCTGCTGCCCCGGCTGAGCCTAAAATCATCAAAGTCACTGTGAAGACTCCCAAAGAGAAAGAGGAGTTCGCGGTGCCCGAGAACAGCTCGGTTCAGCAGTTTAAGGAAGCGATTTCGAAACGCTTCAAATCCCAAACCGATCAGCTCGTGCTGATTTTTGCcggaaaaatcttaaaagatcaAGATACCTTGATCCAGCATGGCATCCATGATGGGCTGACTGTTCACCTTGTCATCAAAAGCCAGAACCGACCTCAGGGCCAGTCCACGCAGCCTAGCAATGCCGCGGGAACTAACACTACCTCGGCGTCGACTCCCAGGAGTAACTCCACACCTATTTCCACAAATAGCAACCCGTTTGGGTTGGGGAGCCTGGGAGGACTTGCAGGCCTTAGCAGCCTGGGCTTGAGCTCGACCAACTTCTCTGAGCTCCAGAGCCAGATGCAGCAGCAGCTCATGGCCAGCCCTGAGATGATGATCCAAATCATGGAAAATCCCTTTGTTCAGAGCATGCTTTCGAATCCTGATCTGATGAGGCAGCTCATTATGGCTAATCCACAGATGCAGCAATTGATTCAGAGAAACCCAGAAATCAGTCACCTGCTCAACAACCCAGATATAATGAGACAGACACTCGAAATTGCCAGGAATCCAGCCATGATGCAAGAGATGATGAGAAATCAAGACCTGGCTCTTAGCAATCTAGAAAGCATCCCAGGTGGCTATAATGCTTTACGGCGCATGTACACTGACATTCAAGAGCCTATGCTGAATGCCGCACAAGAGCAGTTTGGGGGTAATCCATTTGCCTCCGTGGGGAGTAGTTCCTCCTCTGGGGAAGGTACGCAGCCTTCCCGCACAGAAAATCGCGATCCACTACCCAATCCATGGGCACCACCGCCAGCTACCCAGAGTTCTGCAACTACCAGCACGACCACGAGCACTGGTAGTGGGTCTGGCAATAGTTCCAGCAATGCTACTGGGAACACCGTTGCTGCCGCTAATTATGTCGCCAGCATCTTTAGTACCCCAGGCATGCAGAGCCTGCTGCAACAGATAACTGAAAACCCCCAGCTGATTCAGAATATGCTGTCGGCGCCCTACATGAGAAGCATGATGCAGTCGCTGAGCCAGAATCCAGATTTGGCTGCACAGATGATGCTGAATAGCCCGCTGTTTACTGCAAATCCTCAGCTGCAGGAGCAGATGCGGCCACAGCTCCCAGCCTTCCTGCAGCAGATGCAGAATCCAGACACACTGTCAGCCATGTCAAACCCAAGAGCAATGCAGGCTTTAATGCAGATCCAGCAGGGGCTACAGACATTAGCCACTGAAGCACCTGGCCTGATTCCAAGCTTCActccgggggggggggggggggtgctggGAACCGCTATAGGCCCTGTAGGCCCAGTCACCCCCCTAGGCCCCATAGGCCCTATAGTCCCTTTTACCCCCATAGGCCCCATTGGGCCCATAGGACCCACTGGCCCTGCAGGCCCCCCTGGCTCCACCGGCTCTGGTGGCCCCACTGGGCCTACTGTGTCCAGCGCTGCACCCAGTGAAACCACGAGCCCTACATCAGAATCTGGACCCAACCAGCAGTTCATTCAGCAAATGGTGCAGGCTCTGGCTGGAGCAAATGCTCCACAGCTGCCGAATCCAGAAGTCAGATTTCAGCAACAACTGGAACAGCTCAACGCAATGGGGTTCTTAAACCGTGAAGCAAACTTGCAGGCCCTAATAGCAACAGGAGGCGACATCAATGCAGCCATTGAAAGGCTGCTGGGCTCCCAGCCATCGTAA